In Burkholderia savannae, one genomic interval encodes:
- a CDS encoding cell division protein ZapA, which translates to MSTKQIEVSILGQAYRLACSPETEAALVEAVARVDAEMSKIRANSSVRGTDRIAVMAALSLASELLRLQQSVRHGEAFPAEEIRRTMHQMNEQLGAVLAQHEVQ; encoded by the coding sequence ATGAGCACCAAGCAGATCGAAGTGTCGATTCTCGGCCAGGCGTATCGCCTCGCCTGCTCGCCCGAAACCGAAGCGGCGCTCGTCGAGGCGGTCGCGCGCGTCGATGCGGAAATGTCGAAGATCCGCGCGAACAGCTCGGTGCGCGGCACCGATCGCATCGCCGTGATGGCCGCGCTGTCGCTCGCATCGGAGCTGCTGAGGCTGCAACAGAGCGTGCGTCACGGAGAAGCGTTCCCTGCGGAAGAAATCCGGCGTACAATGCATCAAATGAATGAACAACTCGGTGCAGTGCTCGCACAGCACGAGGTGCAGTAA
- the cbiB gene encoding adenosylcobinamide-phosphate synthase CbiB — translation MLMLSLPAVAILAVAGCIVDKLVGEPRTAHPLVAFGRLAAQLERALNTGRRGRLAGLAAWLAAVAPPVALAAWLVAALPWPLAAALHVALLWFALGARSLAEHIAPIAAALLRRDLPAARTLTSRIVSRDTSAADEAALARAAVESALENGNDAIFGALFWFVIAGGPGALLFRLANTLDAMWGYRTPRFARFGWAAARIDDALNWAPARLTAASYALLGDTANAWRCWRAQARHWDSPNAGPVMAAGAGSLNVVIGGPAVYHGALEDRPVLGAGEPAAPVHVAAALSLVARTMILWLALLIAGAALTIATHHG, via the coding sequence ATGCTGATGCTGTCGCTGCCCGCCGTCGCCATCCTCGCGGTCGCCGGCTGCATCGTCGACAAGCTCGTCGGCGAGCCGCGCACCGCGCATCCGCTCGTCGCATTCGGGCGGCTCGCCGCGCAGCTCGAGCGCGCACTCAATACCGGGCGACGCGGCCGGCTCGCCGGCCTCGCCGCGTGGCTCGCCGCCGTCGCGCCGCCCGTCGCGCTCGCCGCATGGCTCGTCGCGGCGCTGCCGTGGCCGCTCGCCGCCGCGCTGCACGTCGCGCTGCTGTGGTTCGCGCTCGGCGCGCGCAGCCTCGCCGAGCACATCGCGCCGATCGCCGCCGCGCTGCTGCGCCGCGATCTTCCGGCCGCGCGCACGCTGACCTCGCGCATCGTGTCGCGCGACACGAGCGCCGCCGACGAAGCCGCGCTCGCGCGCGCGGCGGTCGAATCGGCGCTCGAGAACGGCAACGACGCGATCTTCGGCGCGCTCTTCTGGTTCGTGATCGCGGGCGGCCCCGGCGCGCTGCTGTTCCGGCTCGCGAACACGCTCGACGCGATGTGGGGCTACCGGACGCCGCGCTTCGCGCGCTTCGGCTGGGCGGCCGCGCGCATCGACGACGCGCTCAACTGGGCGCCCGCGCGCCTCACCGCCGCGAGCTACGCGCTGCTCGGCGACACCGCGAACGCGTGGCGCTGCTGGCGCGCGCAGGCGCGCCACTGGGACAGCCCGAACGCCGGCCCCGTGATGGCGGCGGGCGCAGGCAGCCTGAACGTCGTGATCGGCGGCCCCGCCGTCTATCACGGCGCGCTCGAGGATCGCCCGGTGCTCGGCGCGGGCGAGCCCGCGGCGCCCGTGCACGTCGCGGCCGCGCTGTCGCTCGTCGCGCGCACGATGATTCTCTGGCTCGCGCTGCTGATCGCGGGCGCGGCGCTCACCATTGCAACGCACCATGGCTGA
- the cobT gene encoding nicotinate-nucleotide--dimethylbenzimidazole phosphoribosyltransferase produces MTSTYSLPHIAPLDDAALRATLTRTIDHKTKPPGSLGRLEALALQLGLIQRTAAPSVARPVMIVFAGDHGIAAEGVSPYPQAVTAQMVANFVAGGAAINAFSGVAGLALEIVDAGVASPLPESPQLVGAAIARGTRNFAHERAMSRDEALAALAAGAARVRHHAALGTNVIGFGEMGIANTSAAACVMSRLLNVPIDACVGRGTGLDDAGLAHKRAVLGRALARHADAIEPLDVLATFGGFEIAMMAGAFIEAARARMAILVDGFIATSALLVADALAPAVREYCVFSHVSNEAGHRRMLEHFGGEPLLALDLRLGEGTGAALALPLVRAAAAFVNEMASFESAGVANRDA; encoded by the coding sequence ATGACCTCCACCTACTCCCTGCCGCACATCGCCCCGCTCGACGACGCCGCGCTGCGCGCGACGCTCACGCGCACGATCGATCACAAGACGAAGCCGCCCGGCAGTCTCGGCCGCCTCGAAGCGCTCGCGCTGCAGCTCGGCCTGATCCAGCGCACCGCCGCGCCGAGCGTCGCGCGTCCCGTCATGATCGTGTTCGCGGGCGACCACGGGATCGCGGCCGAAGGCGTGAGCCCGTATCCGCAGGCGGTGACCGCGCAGATGGTCGCGAACTTCGTGGCGGGGGGCGCCGCGATCAACGCGTTTTCGGGCGTCGCGGGCCTCGCGCTCGAGATCGTCGACGCGGGCGTTGCGTCGCCGCTGCCCGAATCGCCGCAACTGGTCGGCGCGGCGATCGCGCGCGGCACGCGCAACTTCGCGCACGAGCGCGCGATGTCGCGCGACGAAGCGCTCGCCGCGCTCGCCGCGGGCGCCGCGCGCGTGCGGCATCACGCGGCGCTCGGCACCAACGTGATCGGCTTCGGCGAGATGGGGATCGCGAACACGTCGGCGGCCGCGTGCGTGATGAGCCGCCTGCTGAACGTGCCGATCGACGCGTGCGTCGGCCGCGGCACGGGGCTCGACGACGCGGGGCTCGCGCACAAGCGCGCGGTGCTCGGGCGCGCGCTCGCGCGGCACGCGGACGCGATCGAGCCGCTCGACGTGCTCGCGACGTTCGGCGGCTTCGAGATCGCGATGATGGCGGGTGCGTTCATCGAGGCGGCGCGCGCGCGAATGGCGATTCTCGTCGACGGCTTCATCGCGACCTCCGCGCTCCTCGTCGCCGACGCGCTCGCGCCCGCGGTGCGCGAATACTGCGTGTTCTCGCACGTGTCGAACGAAGCGGGGCATCGGCGCATGCTCGAGCATTTCGGCGGCGAGCCGCTGCTCGCGCTCGATCTGCGTCTCGGCGAGGGCACGGGCGCCGCGCTCGCGCTGCCGCTCGTGCGCGCGGCGGCGGCGTTCGTCAACGAGATGGCGAGCTTCGAGTCGGCGGGCGTCGCGAACCGCGATGCGTGA
- a CDS encoding ABC transporter ATP-binding protein, producing the protein MTTHRAPTSRSARYGTLRVVLKAGARTLLDDFTHTFYPGELWCVAGPNGAGKTTLITTLAGLAKPAAGHVEADGVPLADWRPEALARRRAVMAQTLYDAFSASVFDTVLLGRFPHLTGWGWERPDDRAAAHAALARLGLESFAARDVLSLSGGERQRVALAAALCQDAPLLLLDEPLAHLDLHHQIDCLVALADWLRAGERTAIFSCHDLNLARRFATHALLLDGNGAAHAGPVRDVLTPELASRAFGYPLVLIERDGHEALVPAWPGAPGRII; encoded by the coding sequence ATGACGACGCACCGCGCGCCGACGTCGCGCTCGGCCCGCTACGGCACGCTGCGCGTCGTGCTGAAGGCGGGCGCGCGCACGCTGCTCGACGACTTCACGCATACGTTCTATCCGGGCGAGCTGTGGTGCGTCGCCGGGCCGAACGGCGCGGGCAAGACGACGCTGATCACGACGCTCGCGGGGCTCGCGAAGCCCGCGGCGGGCCATGTCGAGGCGGACGGCGTGCCGCTCGCCGACTGGCGGCCCGAAGCGCTCGCGCGGCGGCGCGCGGTGATGGCGCAGACGCTTTACGACGCGTTCAGCGCGAGCGTGTTCGACACTGTGCTGCTTGGCCGCTTTCCGCATCTGACAGGCTGGGGCTGGGAGCGCCCCGACGATCGCGCGGCCGCGCACGCGGCGCTCGCGCGGCTCGGGCTCGAATCGTTCGCCGCGCGCGACGTGCTGTCGCTGTCGGGCGGCGAGCGGCAGCGCGTCGCGCTCGCGGCCGCGCTGTGCCAGGACGCGCCGCTGCTGCTGCTCGACGAACCGCTCGCGCACCTGGACCTGCATCATCAGATCGACTGTCTCGTCGCGCTCGCCGACTGGCTGCGCGCGGGCGAACGCACGGCGATCTTCTCGTGCCACGACCTGAATCTCGCGCGCCGCTTCGCGACGCACGCGCTGCTGCTCGACGGCAACGGCGCCGCGCACGCGGGCCCGGTGCGCGACGTGCTGACGCCCGAGCTCGCGAGCCGCGCGTTCGGCTATCCGCTCGTGCTGATCGAGCGCGACGGCCACGAGGCGCTCGTGCCCGCATGGCCCGGCGCGCCCGGCCGCATCATCTGA
- a CDS encoding FecCD family ABC transporter permease — MHAARAAAIWAALALVACAAFVASLTLGSVPVTPLDAFAALAHRASADPLAADIVRTLRLPRALAGFGCGALLALAGALLQVLLRNPLAEPYVLGVSGGAAAFALVAMIAGGAWWIVDAASFAGALASIAFVLGLARRELWRGEPRDASPRLLLTGVVISAGWFALITLMLAIAPEERLRGILFWLSGDLSGAASPWFALAALALAAFVALPVAPQLNVLLRGDTAAAALGVPVARLRLRIYLIASLAAAAAVTTAGTIGFVGLVVPHALRLAFGNDQRMLLPASMLAGGAGVMAADLLARTAIAPAQLPVGVMTALIGVPLFLWMLLRRAAR; from the coding sequence ATGCACGCCGCGCGCGCGGCCGCGATCTGGGCCGCGCTCGCGCTCGTCGCATGCGCGGCGTTCGTCGCGTCGCTCACGCTCGGCAGCGTGCCGGTGACGCCGCTTGACGCGTTCGCGGCGCTCGCTCATCGCGCGAGCGCCGATCCGCTCGCGGCCGACATCGTCCGCACGCTGCGGCTGCCGCGCGCGCTCGCGGGCTTCGGCTGCGGCGCGCTCCTCGCGCTCGCGGGCGCATTGCTGCAGGTGCTGCTGCGCAATCCGCTCGCCGAGCCTTACGTGCTCGGCGTGTCGGGCGGCGCGGCCGCGTTCGCGCTCGTCGCGATGATCGCGGGCGGCGCATGGTGGATCGTCGACGCGGCGTCGTTCGCGGGCGCGCTCGCGTCGATCGCGTTCGTGCTCGGGCTCGCACGCCGCGAGCTGTGGCGCGGCGAGCCGCGCGACGCATCGCCGCGCCTCTTGCTCACGGGCGTCGTGATCTCGGCGGGCTGGTTCGCGCTCATCACGCTGATGCTCGCGATCGCGCCCGAAGAGCGCTTGCGCGGCATCCTGTTCTGGCTGTCGGGCGACCTGAGCGGCGCGGCGTCGCCGTGGTTCGCGCTGGCGGCGCTCGCGCTCGCCGCGTTCGTCGCGTTGCCGGTCGCGCCGCAATTGAACGTGCTGCTGCGCGGCGACACGGCGGCGGCCGCGCTCGGCGTGCCGGTCGCGCGGCTGCGTTTGCGCATCTATCTGATCGCGTCGCTCGCGGCGGCCGCGGCCGTCACGACGGCGGGCACGATCGGCTTCGTCGGGCTCGTCGTGCCGCACGCGCTGCGGCTCGCGTTCGGCAACGATCAGCGGATGCTGCTGCCCGCCTCGATGCTCGCGGGCGGCGCGGGCGTGATGGCCGCGGACCTGCTCGCGCGCACGGCGATCGCGCCCGCGCAATTGCCGGTCGGCGTGATGACCGCGCTGATCGGCGTGCCGCTGTTCCTGTGGATGCTGCTGCGGAGGGCTGCGCGATGA
- the cobC gene encoding alpha-ribazole phosphatase codes for MDLVLIRHPAVAVEAGVCYGSSDVPLAADAATGAADVLRRLRVLGAGAAGNVWSSPLARCADVARVLAREAGAPLECDVRLREIDFGAWELKRWDAIGRDALDRWSADLMHAREHGGESAAQFVARVRPALATLADAARASWAVTHAGVMRTLASHALDAPLEAMLARPIAVGGVVWLRRVGHAGGWRLVHWDE; via the coding sequence ATGGATCTCGTCCTGATTCGCCATCCGGCTGTCGCCGTCGAAGCGGGCGTTTGCTACGGCAGCAGCGACGTGCCGCTCGCGGCCGACGCGGCGACGGGCGCGGCCGACGTGCTGCGCCGGCTCCGCGTGCTCGGCGCGGGCGCGGCGGGCAACGTGTGGTCGAGCCCGCTCGCGCGCTGCGCCGACGTCGCGCGCGTGCTCGCGCGAGAGGCCGGCGCGCCGCTCGAATGCGACGTGCGGCTGCGCGAGATCGATTTCGGCGCGTGGGAGCTGAAGCGCTGGGATGCGATCGGGCGCGACGCGCTCGATCGATGGAGCGCGGATCTGATGCATGCGCGCGAGCACGGCGGGGAGAGCGCCGCGCAGTTCGTCGCGCGCGTGCGGCCGGCGCTGGCGACGCTCGCCGATGCGGCGCGCGCGAGCTGGGCCGTCACGCATGCGGGCGTGATGCGCACGCTGGCGTCGCACGCGCTCGATGCCCCGCTCGAAGCGATGCTCGCGCGGCCGATCGCGGTGGGCGGCGTCGTGTGGCTGCGACGCGTCGGCCACGCGGGCGGCTGGCGGCTCGTGCATTGGGACGAGTGA
- the cobD gene encoding threonine-phosphate decarboxylase CobD produces MADAPAITHGGNLHEAALRYGIPRDAWLDLSTGINPHGYPVPPVPADAWRRLPEDDGVLAAHAARHYGAPSAAHVLPVAGSQAAIRALPALFERGTVGVAPLAYSEYAPAFARHGHAGAPLDCGSDALPAALTYAIVANPNNPTAERIDRARLLRWHAQLVARGGALVVDEAFADADAHAGASLAAHTHRDGLVVLRSVGKFFGLAGVRAGFALAAPALLERLRDALGAWTVSGPARHAVLAAFADDAWQRATRERLAHDGARLAALLRANGFVAHATPLFSWTADPRAHALHEALAARGIWTRYFAHAPSVRIGLPALENEWRRLEHALADCVPALPATLTNAAGAAQ; encoded by the coding sequence ATGGCTGACGCACCGGCGATCACGCACGGCGGCAACCTGCACGAAGCCGCGCTCCGCTACGGCATCCCGCGCGACGCGTGGCTCGATCTTTCGACGGGCATCAATCCGCACGGCTATCCGGTGCCGCCCGTGCCCGCCGACGCATGGCGCCGGCTGCCCGAGGACGACGGCGTGCTCGCCGCGCACGCGGCGCGCCACTACGGCGCGCCGAGCGCCGCGCACGTGCTGCCCGTCGCGGGGAGCCAGGCGGCGATCCGCGCGCTGCCCGCGCTGTTCGAGCGCGGCACGGTCGGCGTCGCGCCGCTCGCATACAGCGAGTACGCGCCCGCGTTCGCGCGTCACGGCCACGCGGGCGCGCCGCTCGACTGCGGCAGCGACGCGCTGCCCGCGGCGCTCACCTACGCGATCGTCGCGAATCCGAACAATCCGACCGCCGAGCGCATCGATCGCGCGCGGCTGCTGCGGTGGCACGCACAGCTCGTCGCGCGCGGCGGCGCCCTCGTCGTCGACGAGGCGTTCGCGGACGCCGACGCGCACGCGGGCGCGTCGCTCGCCGCGCATACGCATCGCGACGGCCTCGTCGTGCTGCGCTCGGTCGGCAAGTTCTTCGGTCTCGCGGGCGTGCGCGCGGGCTTCGCGCTCGCCGCGCCCGCGCTGCTGGAGCGGCTGCGCGACGCGCTCGGCGCGTGGACCGTCAGCGGCCCGGCGCGCCACGCAGTGCTCGCCGCATTCGCGGACGACGCATGGCAGCGCGCGACGCGCGAGCGGCTCGCTCACGACGGCGCGCGCCTCGCCGCGCTGCTGCGCGCGAACGGCTTCGTCGCGCACGCGACGCCGCTGTTCAGCTGGACCGCCGATCCGCGCGCGCATGCGCTGCACGAGGCGCTCGCCGCGCGCGGCATCTGGACGCGCTACTTCGCACACGCGCCGAGCGTGCGGATCGGGCTGCCCGCTCTCGAGAACGAATGGCGGCGGCTCGAACACGCGCTCGCCGATTGCGTGCCGGCGCTGCCGGCCACGTTGACGAACGCCGCCGGAGCGGCGCAATAA
- the cobU gene encoding bifunctional adenosylcobinamide kinase/adenosylcobinamide-phosphate guanylyltransferase → MTPRDLTFVLGGARSGKSAHAERLAAAGGRPVTYIATARVADDEFAERVAHHRARRPADWTLVEAPVELARAIAQLDDPRACVLVDCLTLWLTNLLCPADGPGVDDALCDARVAELEAALRASRAQMIVVSNEIGFGVVPLGAQTRRFVDTLGRVNQRVAALATRVTLCVAGLPVTIKHEGESRC, encoded by the coding sequence ATGACTCCGCGCGATCTCACCTTCGTTCTCGGCGGCGCGCGCTCGGGCAAGAGCGCGCACGCCGAACGGCTCGCCGCCGCCGGCGGCCGGCCCGTCACGTATATCGCCACCGCCCGCGTCGCCGACGACGAATTCGCCGAGCGCGTCGCGCATCATCGCGCGCGCCGGCCGGCCGACTGGACGCTCGTGGAAGCGCCCGTCGAGCTCGCGCGCGCGATCGCGCAGCTCGACGACCCGCGCGCCTGCGTGCTCGTCGATTGCCTCACGCTCTGGCTCACGAACCTGCTCTGCCCCGCCGACGGCCCGGGCGTCGACGACGCGCTGTGCGACGCGCGCGTCGCCGAGCTCGAAGCGGCGCTGCGCGCGAGCCGCGCGCAGATGATCGTCGTCAGCAACGAGATCGGCTTCGGCGTCGTGCCGCTCGGCGCGCAAACGCGCCGCTTCGTCGATACGCTCGGCCGCGTCAATCAGCGCGTCGCGGCGCTCGCGACACGCGTCACGCTGTGCGTGGCCGGCCTGCCCGTCACGATCAAGCACGAGGGCGAATCGCGATGCTGA
- a CDS encoding cobalamin-binding protein — protein MPKLAPVLRIAVACASALCVTAAHARIAVTDDAGHTITLAAPAQRVVSLAPHVTELIYAAGGGAKLVGAVSYSDYPPAAKALPRVGSNKALDLERIAALKPDLIVVWRHGNAERETERLRALGIPLYFSEPRHLDDVATSLDKLGALLGTRERAAAAADAYRQRIAQLRARYANRPPVTVFFQAWDKPLITLNGDHIVSDVIALCGGRNVFAQLKPVAPSVTEEAVLAANPEAIVTTAAGATATRDALPDFSRWRAWPKLAAVARGNLFAIDGDLLTRPAPRIAQGAEALCRDLDVARARRPRP, from the coding sequence ATGCCCAAGCTCGCCCCTGTCCTTCGTATCGCCGTCGCGTGCGCGAGCGCGCTCTGCGTCACCGCCGCGCACGCGAGAATCGCCGTCACCGACGACGCCGGCCACACGATCACGCTCGCCGCGCCCGCGCAACGAGTCGTCAGCCTCGCGCCGCACGTGACCGAGCTCATCTATGCGGCGGGCGGCGGCGCGAAGCTCGTCGGCGCGGTGTCGTACAGCGACTACCCGCCCGCCGCGAAGGCGCTTCCGCGCGTCGGCTCGAACAAGGCGCTCGATCTCGAACGGATCGCGGCGCTCAAGCCGGATCTGATCGTCGTCTGGCGCCACGGCAACGCCGAGCGCGAGACCGAGCGGCTGCGCGCGCTCGGCATCCCGCTCTACTTCAGCGAGCCGCGGCACCTCGACGACGTCGCGACGTCGCTCGACAAGCTGGGCGCGCTGCTCGGCACGCGCGAGCGCGCGGCGGCGGCGGCCGACGCGTACCGGCAGCGGATCGCGCAACTGCGCGCGCGTTACGCGAACCGGCCGCCCGTTACGGTGTTCTTCCAGGCGTGGGACAAGCCGCTCATCACGCTGAACGGCGACCACATCGTCAGCGACGTGATCGCGCTGTGCGGCGGACGCAACGTGTTCGCGCAACTGAAGCCGGTCGCGCCGTCCGTCACCGAAGAAGCGGTGCTCGCCGCGAATCCGGAAGCGATCGTGACGACGGCGGCCGGCGCGACCGCGACGCGCGACGCGCTGCCCGATTTCTCGCGCTGGCGCGCGTGGCCGAAGCTCGCCGCGGTCGCGCGGGGCAATCTGTTCGCGATCGACGGCGATCTGCTGACGCGACCCGCGCCGCGCATCGCGCAAGGGGCCGAAGCGCTGTGCCGGGATCTCGACGTCGCGCGCGCGCGGCGGCCGAGGCCGTGA
- a CDS encoding TonB-dependent receptor domain-containing protein translates to MRTRFVRAALAALSGLPCVALAQGAAAAQPASADSSVSSSSSAIPADSLSSAAPPPFASEPASASATSATSASASASASASTSTSTSTSTSTSTSTSTSTATATATATATAPSRSTPGAQLAPIVVTAQRAPQKLADAIPQTTLFDAQDIADSGATDLPGLLALAPGAQIVRNGGPGASASLFLRGAQPTQSLVLVDGVRVDSASLGQAQISQLPLDQIDRVEVVNGNVSSLYGSGAIGGVVQVFTKTGGDHPPRFDFSAGYGSYHTQTQSAGASGRLDADGRTTFSVSLARFKTDGFSSLDPALKPQANPNANGYLNESASASLRHRFDDRWDAGVTYFQANGKASFDDAYGAPTDLNDLYSRVQQVSAFANGKLADWWTTRVNVSSGKDRSQSALNGAYTDHFNTDNRQYTWQNDFAIARGHKLQAGYERLDQSFESNVFAAPERHVNSGWLGYTGRIGDSQFQANVRRDQYSDFGGANSYYLGYGLDVTERWKVSASYSSAFRAPSFNDLYYPNAGNPSIRPERSHSVEAAVQYASDAAGVVRVTAFQTRYTNLIDYRPGASGPYYVAQNVGRAKVQGVEGSWQGHVGKTDVRVAATLQNPVDETAGQDLNRRARRFASVSANRSLGGWRVGGEWLVSGPRDDYGNRLGGYGIVNLSARYDITKSWYVSARIDNLFDKDYELAYAYNTPRRGAYVTLGWQQR, encoded by the coding sequence ATGCGTACCCGTTTCGTCCGCGCAGCGCTCGCCGCTCTGTCCGGACTGCCGTGCGTCGCGCTCGCGCAAGGCGCCGCGGCTGCTCAGCCTGCTTCAGCTGATTCTTCCGTTTCTTCTTCATCGTCTGCGATTCCAGCGGACTCCTTGTCGTCCGCGGCTCCGCCGCCTTTCGCATCCGAACCGGCGTCGGCGTCGGCAACGTCAGCGACATCGGCATCGGCATCGGCATCGGCATCGGCGTCGACATCGACATCGACATCGACATCGACATCGACGTCGACGTCGACGTCGACATCGACAGCGACAGCGACAGCGACAGCGACAGCGACAGCGCCTTCGCGTTCGACGCCCGGCGCGCAGCTCGCGCCGATCGTCGTCACCGCGCAGCGCGCGCCGCAGAAGCTTGCCGACGCGATCCCGCAGACGACGCTCTTCGATGCGCAGGACATCGCCGACAGCGGCGCGACCGATCTGCCCGGCCTGCTCGCGCTCGCGCCCGGCGCGCAGATCGTGCGCAACGGCGGGCCGGGCGCGAGCGCGAGCCTTTTCCTGCGCGGCGCGCAGCCGACACAGTCGCTCGTGCTCGTCGACGGCGTGCGCGTCGATTCGGCGAGCCTCGGGCAGGCGCAGATCAGCCAGCTGCCGCTCGACCAGATCGATCGCGTCGAAGTGGTGAACGGCAACGTGTCGTCGCTGTATGGGTCCGGCGCGATCGGCGGCGTCGTGCAGGTGTTCACGAAGACGGGCGGCGATCATCCGCCGCGCTTCGATTTCTCGGCGGGCTACGGCAGCTATCACACGCAGACGCAAAGCGCGGGCGCATCGGGCCGGCTCGATGCGGACGGCCGGACGACGTTCAGCGTGTCGCTCGCGCGCTTCAAGACGGACGGCTTCTCGTCGCTCGATCCCGCGCTCAAGCCGCAGGCCAATCCGAACGCGAACGGCTATCTGAACGAAAGCGCGTCCGCGTCGCTGCGGCACCGGTTCGACGACAGGTGGGACGCCGGCGTCACGTACTTCCAGGCGAACGGCAAGGCGAGCTTCGACGACGCATACGGCGCGCCGACCGATCTGAATGATCTGTACAGCCGTGTCCAGCAGGTGTCCGCGTTCGCGAACGGCAAGCTCGCCGACTGGTGGACGACGCGCGTGAACGTGTCGAGCGGCAAGGACCGCAGCCAGTCCGCGCTCAACGGCGCATACACCGACCACTTCAATACCGACAACCGCCAGTACACGTGGCAGAACGATTTCGCGATCGCGCGCGGCCACAAGCTTCAGGCGGGCTACGAACGGCTCGACCAGTCGTTCGAATCGAACGTGTTCGCCGCGCCCGAGCGCCACGTGAATTCCGGCTGGCTCGGCTATACCGGCCGCATCGGCGACAGCCAGTTCCAGGCGAACGTGCGCCGCGATCAATACTCCGATTTCGGCGGCGCGAACAGCTACTATCTCGGCTACGGGCTCGACGTCACCGAGCGCTGGAAGGTGTCCGCGAGCTATTCGAGCGCGTTTCGCGCACCGAGCTTCAACGATCTGTACTATCCGAACGCGGGCAATCCGTCGATCCGGCCCGAGCGCAGCCATTCGGTCGAGGCGGCCGTGCAGTATGCGTCGGATGCGGCGGGCGTCGTGCGCGTGACCGCGTTCCAGACGCGCTACACGAATCTCATCGACTATCGCCCCGGCGCGAGCGGCCCGTACTATGTGGCGCAGAACGTCGGCCGCGCGAAAGTGCAGGGTGTCGAAGGATCGTGGCAGGGGCATGTCGGCAAGACCGACGTGCGCGTTGCGGCGACGCTGCAGAACCCGGTCGATGAAACCGCCGGCCAGGATCTGAACCGGCGCGCGCGGCGCTTCGCGTCGGTGTCGGCGAATCGCTCGCTCGGCGGCTGGCGCGTCGGCGGCGAGTGGCTCGTGAGCGGCCCGCGCGACGATTACGGCAATCGTCTGGGCGGATACGGCATCGTCAATCTGTCCGCGCGCTACGACATCACGAAGTCGTGGTACGTGAGCGCGCGCATCGACAATCTGTTCGACAAGGACTACGAGCTTGCATATGCATACAACACGCCGCGGCGCGGCGCCTATGTCACGCTCGGCTGGCAGCAGCGCTGA
- a CDS encoding adenosylcobinamide-GDP ribazoletransferase → MNPLAELRYFVVALGYFTRVPVPRAISGAAVDLAHAARYFPLVGVCVGALAAAVHLAASRVWPTGVAALLSIAATLVATGALHEDGLADSCDAFGGGYTRDDVLRIMRDSRIGTFGAAALVIALALKWQALAAMPPARAAWTMIAAHAASRTLAASLLVTLDYARAEGKAQPVAHRMRASALMFAAALGLPWLFWPDWRAGALALAVTLALRACIARYLDRRIGGYTGDCLGFAQQVFELAIYLVMLGWISS, encoded by the coding sequence ATGAATCCGCTCGCCGAACTGCGCTACTTCGTCGTCGCGCTCGGGTATTTCACGCGCGTGCCGGTGCCGCGCGCGATCAGCGGCGCGGCCGTCGATCTCGCGCACGCGGCGCGTTACTTTCCGCTCGTCGGCGTGTGCGTCGGCGCGCTCGCGGCGGCCGTGCATCTCGCCGCGTCGCGCGTGTGGCCGACGGGCGTCGCTGCGCTCCTGTCGATCGCGGCGACGCTCGTCGCGACGGGCGCGCTGCACGAGGACGGCCTCGCCGACAGTTGCGACGCGTTCGGCGGCGGCTACACGCGCGACGACGTGCTGCGGATCATGCGCGATTCGCGGATCGGCACGTTCGGCGCGGCGGCGCTCGTGATCGCGCTCGCGCTGAAATGGCAGGCGCTCGCCGCGATGCCGCCCGCGCGCGCCGCGTGGACGATGATCGCCGCGCATGCGGCGAGCCGCACGCTCGCCGCGAGCCTGCTCGTCACGCTCGACTACGCGCGCGCCGAAGGCAAGGCGCAGCCGGTCGCCCATCGGATGCGCGCGAGCGCGTTGATGTTCGCGGCCGCGCTCGGTCTGCCGTGGCTGTTCTGGCCCGACTGGCGCGCGGGCGCGCTCGCGCTCGCGGTGACGCTCGCGTTGCGCGCGTGCATCGCGCGTTATCTCGACAGGCGCATCGGCGGCTACACCGGCGATTGTCTCGGCTTCGCGCAGCAGGTGTTCGAGCTCGCGATCTATCTGGTGATGCTCGGATGGATCTCGTCCTGA